A genomic window from Halogeometricum sp. S3BR5-2 includes:
- a CDS encoding MBL fold metallo-hydrolase, which translates to MNVPDAVHPLPVELESDGETRRFWPCAVETDRGLVLVDAGFAHTVDQLEAGLAEAGLALSDVRLAFLTHQDGDHAGGLARVVDRTDAVVVASERAARVVDGTEPPRGSDPGDDRYEPVAVDVAIAGEATLDTRAGPAHVVPTPGHTPGHVSLYFPEESFLLAGDAATAADGQLNGPDPTFTEEMDTALMSVRALSELDISRTLCYHGGFAAAGSDRLADIAQRE; encoded by the coding sequence ATGAACGTCCCCGACGCTGTACACCCGCTCCCGGTCGAACTCGAATCGGACGGCGAGACCCGACGATTCTGGCCCTGCGCCGTCGAGACGGACCGCGGCCTCGTTCTCGTCGACGCCGGGTTCGCTCACACCGTCGACCAACTCGAAGCGGGCCTCGCGGAGGCGGGCTTGGCCCTCTCGGACGTGCGTCTCGCCTTCCTCACCCACCAGGACGGCGACCACGCCGGCGGCCTCGCGCGCGTCGTCGACCGGACGGACGCCGTCGTCGTCGCGAGCGAACGCGCGGCGCGGGTCGTCGACGGGACGGAACCCCCGCGCGGCTCCGACCCCGGCGACGACCGGTACGAACCCGTTGCCGTCGACGTGGCCATCGCGGGCGAAGCGACGCTCGACACCCGCGCCGGCCCGGCGCACGTCGTCCCGACGCCGGGACACACCCCCGGCCACGTCTCGCTGTACTTCCCCGAGGAGTCGTTCCTGCTCGCGGGCGACGCCGCCACCGCCGCGGACGGCCAACTGAACGGACCCGACCCGACGTTCACCGAGGAGATGGACACGGCGCTGATGTCGGTTCGAGCGCTCTCGGAGTTGGATATCTCGCGGACGCTGTGCTACCACGGCGGCTTCGCCGCCGCCGGGAGCGACCGGTTGGCCGACATCGCGCAACGGGAGTGA
- a CDS encoding site-2 protease family protein → MTETALGGAPEPRRFAGAFDVYEVEAEGEEIRYYGQPRSDRQSVVRVVAPVFRKRGYTVSVEREFGEYVLVASERTTGVDEFPTTNVALFCLTVVTTLFAGSQWYGIDALSNPLGIVEAWPFAAAVLGVLGVHELGHYVASRYHDVQASLPYFIPVPTLLGTMGAVIRMRDTLPDRESLFDIGVAGPLAGLVATVVVTAVGVSLPPVEVGAFPVRLGYPPLIQIVAAALGRPLTYADPSLMANPVVVGGWVGAFVTFLNLLPVGQLDGGHVVRAMFGRAHATVQRLVPIPLFALGAYTYVFADGQSLSLWVLWGFLALLFARAGGAEPVDDSPLGAFRLAVGAVTLLLGALSFTPVPLALA, encoded by the coding sequence ATGACCGAGACGGCTCTCGGCGGCGCCCCCGAACCCCGCCGGTTCGCCGGTGCGTTCGACGTCTACGAGGTGGAGGCCGAGGGGGAGGAGATACGCTACTACGGCCAGCCCCGCTCGGACCGCCAGTCCGTCGTCCGCGTCGTCGCGCCGGTGTTCCGCAAACGGGGGTACACCGTCTCCGTGGAGCGGGAATTCGGAGAGTACGTCCTCGTCGCCAGCGAGCGCACCACCGGCGTCGACGAGTTCCCGACGACGAACGTCGCGCTCTTCTGTCTCACCGTCGTCACGACGCTGTTCGCGGGCTCGCAGTGGTACGGCATCGACGCCCTCTCGAACCCCCTCGGAATCGTCGAGGCGTGGCCGTTCGCCGCCGCCGTCCTCGGCGTCCTCGGCGTCCACGAACTCGGCCACTACGTCGCCAGCCGCTACCACGACGTGCAGGCGTCGCTGCCGTACTTCATCCCCGTCCCGACGCTCCTGGGCACGATGGGCGCGGTCATCCGCATGCGCGACACGCTCCCCGACCGGGAGTCGCTGTTCGACATCGGCGTCGCCGGCCCCCTCGCCGGTCTGGTCGCCACCGTCGTCGTCACCGCCGTCGGCGTCTCCCTCCCGCCCGTCGAAGTGGGGGCGTTCCCCGTCCGACTGGGCTACCCGCCGCTCATCCAAATCGTCGCGGCCGCGCTGGGTCGACCGCTCACCTACGCGGACCCCTCGCTGATGGCCAACCCCGTCGTCGTCGGCGGGTGGGTGGGGGCGTTCGTGACGTTCCTGAACCTCCTGCCGGTCGGCCAACTCGACGGCGGCCACGTCGTCCGCGCCATGTTCGGCCGCGCGCACGCGACGGTCCAGCGACTCGTCCCCATCCCCCTGTTCGCCCTCGGCGCCTACACGTACGTCTTCGCCGACGGCCAGTCGCTGAGCCTCTGGGTGCTCTGGGGCTTCCTCGCGCTGCTGTTCGCCCGCGCGGGCGGCGCCGAACCCGTGGACGACTCCCCCCTCGGCGCGTTCCGACTCGCCGTCGGCGCGGTGACGCTCCTCCTCGGCGCGCTCTCTTTCACGCCCGTCCCGCTGGCGCTGGCGTGA